In a genomic window of Lepisosteus oculatus isolate fLepOcu1 chromosome 3, fLepOcu1.hap2, whole genome shotgun sequence:
- the hsd20b2 gene encoding hydroxysteroid (20-beta) dehydrogenase 2 — protein MFFEAESGQSLKVLAAIGAVTVTFQLLKLSWGVWCGFRSYVLSAYWKTDLKIYGQWAVVTGATSGIGKAYAIELARRGLDLVLISRSEKKLMAVAAHIEAQFGRQTRVIQADFTEGAPIYPGISEQLTGLEIGILVNNVGMNYAGMLVHFLDVPNPEQRISDVISCNILSVTQMTRIILPQMVERGRGLIINLSSEAASEPQPMLTLYSATKIFITYFSRGLNAEYRSRGITVQCVAPFMVSTNMTHNMPPSMLVKDAGDFAREALSTVGHSTFTSGCLSHALQHIALSIFFPGWYRLSSLCMRLTESYASSTRQSIEEMMVQAAKKEE, from the exons ATGTTTTTCGAAGCGGAGTCGGGTCAGTCACTCAAGGTGCTGGCTGCTATAGGCGCTGTCACGGTGACGTTTCAGCTTTTGAAATTGTCTTGGGGTGTCTGGTGCGGTTTCCGTAGTTATGTCTTGTCAGCCTACTGGAAAACCGATCTAAAAATTTATGGACAATGGGCAG TGGTAACCGGAGCAACCTCGGGGATAGGGAAGGCCTACGCCATCGAG CTTGCCAGAAGGGGTCTGGACCTGGTTCTGATCAGCAGGTCGGAAAAGAAGCTAATGGCCGTGGCAGCACACATAG AGGCCCAGTTTGGCCGACAGACACGCGTCATCCAGGCAGACTTCACTGAGGGGGCCCCCATCTACCCTGGAATAAGTGAGCAACTGACTGGGCTGGAGATCGGCATCCTGG TGAACAACGTTGGGATGAATTATGCTGGAATGCTGGTTCACTTCTTGGATGTTCCCAATCCTGAACAG AGAATAAGTGATGTCATCAGCTGCAACATCTTGTCAGTCACACAG ATGACCAGAATCATTCTTCCACAGATGGTTGAGAG AGGTCGAGGTTTGATCATTAACCTCTCATCAGAAGCAGCTTCTGAGCCCCAGCCAATGCTCACACTCTACTCCGCCACCAAG ATCTTCATTACCTATTTCTCCAGGGGTCTGAATGCAGAATACAGGTCTCGTGGTATTACAGTGCAG TGTGTTGCCCCCTTCATGGTCTCCACCAACATGACCCACAACATGCCGCCCAGCATGCTGGTGAAGGACGCGGGCGATTTTGCACGGGAGGCGCTCAGCACAGTGGGGCACAGCACCTTCACCAGCGGCTGCCTGTCTCACGCCCTGCAG cACATCGCTCTGTCCATCTTCTTCCCTGGATGGTACCGGCTGTCCAGCCTGTGCATGAGACTGACGGAGAGCTACGCCAGCAGCACGCGGCAGTCGATCGAGGAGATGATGGTTCAAGCAGCTAAGAAAGAGGAGTGA